In Vibrio crassostreae, one DNA window encodes the following:
- a CDS encoding MarR family winged helix-turn-helix transcriptional regulator → MDAIDRVVEQWAKEKPELETEPMAMMGRIMRIAKYMETQVAELHKKYDMKLGEFDVLATLRRSGKPYRLTPSELIGSMMLTSGAMTNRLDKLEAKGLISREHSKEDRRSVSVQLTKDGLILIDQMMTEHVEMQKKLVKSLSASQKKNTNQLLKTWLSAYE, encoded by the coding sequence ATGGATGCTATCGACCGCGTAGTAGAGCAATGGGCAAAGGAAAAGCCTGAGCTAGAAACTGAGCCTATGGCTATGATGGGCCGGATTATGCGTATTGCCAAGTATATGGAGACTCAGGTTGCCGAGCTTCATAAAAAATACGACATGAAACTCGGCGAGTTTGATGTGCTAGCCACCTTGCGACGTTCTGGAAAGCCTTACCGACTCACTCCCTCAGAGCTGATAGGTTCGATGATGCTGACATCAGGTGCGATGACCAATCGCCTTGATAAACTGGAAGCCAAAGGGCTGATCAGCCGTGAGCACAGTAAAGAAGACAGACGCAGTGTGAGTGTTCAGCTAACCAAAGATGGTCTGATTCTGATTGACCAAATGATGACTGAGCATGTCGAAATGCAGAAAAAGCTGGTTAAATCTCTGTCTGCGAGCCAGAAGAAGAACACCAACCAACTGCTAAAAACATGGTTGAGCGCTTACGAGTAA